The Diospyros lotus cultivar Yz01 chromosome 11, ASM1463336v1, whole genome shotgun sequence region TGGGAGAAGGCAGCGATGGCGGCCATGGGAGAAGGCAGCGATGGCGGTGATGCTTGCTCCAGTGATGGTGGCCATGGGAGAAGGCAGCGATGCTGGCGATAGGGATGGCGGCGATGCTTGCTCCAGCGATGGCGGCCATGGGAGAAGGCAGCGATGGCGGCGATGAGAGAAGACATGGCAGCATGGTTTGGTGCTGCTGGATCTCTCCATTCTCCAGCGAAGAACTGGGTTTGGGAGgcaggggagagagagagagagataggagaATGAGGGGAGAAGACAGGGGTGGGTTTGGGGAGAAAATTACacagaaaacaaaattcaatcaaacacTTCTACTTCATAATTTCCATGTAAATAAGTTCTAGGCAACTGAATTGCctagaacttattttctttctatgtaAATTCCATGGTTGTAATCAAACAGGCCCTAATTgtttttaattctgaaaattaaaactttgTTTCTTCACTTTTTGTTGAGTGGGAGAATTAAAAAGGGCttttcaaaatttgataaatccTTAGAACAAATTCAAAGTGGAAAAAAGGTAAATTTCCCCTTTAGGAAAGCCATCTTCATCgcaaaattttcttatttatgattgttgttgtatCATTTGAAGTAAAAACAGTACTGCATGTAGTGTTTTTATGAAGGATATATATGttctaagaaattaattaaactgtTTAAAATACTTTTACAAGATATAATAACTATTTAGGACATCAGATGTCCTAAACAAACAGTTACActtttaattgaaattattatgacaatggaaattatttttaacaactgcatgtggattatatgattataatatatagttacacttttaattgaaaaactatattatctgatttatttttctatgaagattttaattatttgcatgatcttatttctttaacctaatatttttccatgaaaactTTCTTGAAGATGATGTTATTTCACAATTCTGTTTAGTTCATGTTggattctctttcttttttctttttttgtttgttttatcaTAACAACAGAGAAGTTTTTGTTGTTGGAATAATGTGGTTAAAGACTCCACTGTAgggtttatttatagaggattaGTTGAAATCCAAATTCTagtagaattatatatatatattttttaattttaattattttaaattagaatccaaATTTCACTAGAATTgtgtatatttttaattttagttattttaaattataatccaaGTAGGCATGGGTATACTATGGAGCTTGTTTTcctaattgtaattggatttggagaagcttcaagtttaaaaagaataatatatatatacacacacgcttaaataattcatatttgtaatactttttaagaatttcatggtaaatatctataaaattttacttaatatGAGTTTATTTAATTCTCTAAACAAAAGTTGTCAAATGGAAAACTAGCCCCACATTTTATGTGTTGGATTAGGCACAAAGGTGTGTTCTAAATGAATAATTCCAGCAAAGCCCAAGGACCCAAACTAGGCCGGACTcggttaatttttttcttttttgctaaatgatttttttttcaaaatattaatttatatatttaaatgtttataatcatatttaagtatatatattaatatatttaaacgAGTATAGAAAACAAATCTTAATTATAGATGTTTGTGTAAAAAACGATCACAATTAcagatattttataaaaaaaaaaaaactaagcataattaaattaaatttttagattgGGTAGTAGAACAAAACTgttaaatattatcaaatttatcacCTTGACTTTAATGTACCACAATTCTTTCGAGTGATGGTTCCTAATACCGGTCTACCTTATTGTTTTTGAGACCAATGACATAATAGTctcattataataaattttagattaagaggcatttaaaaatgtcttaatagatagtttattggggcattttaactattGGGGCATTAATAAAAATGCCGCATGTAATTGTGCCCCAAAAATGTATTGAGGCACTTACAAATGCCTaaaaaacaactataaatttaaatttgttgcgacacttaaaaatgtttcaaaaatcactataaatttattttccataTCCCTTACAAAACTTTCTATTAACTCTAACTTATTTCTCCCTCAGCTTGAACCCTaaacctttccttcttcttgcacacgcgtgaccacctaatctacacatcatcttattaatatacgtgcatatgtttattttataatatatctaagtttcattagaattattttattagagcacttaagatttgtctattatgACATTTCATTAAagtgtcttgttagaattattttaatggggcatttcaaaaattttgctctattagatttatctattaagacacttatatttgtctattagggcatttcattaTCGTgcctcattaaaattatttttgttatagtgTCTATGATATCATTGTTTGAAACAATTAACAATTAAATGGCTTGTCAATCTACCTCAATGATCATTTGAAGAAAGTGACTGAAtagttaaaacaaaaaaaatttaatactatCATTGTGTATGAAGATTAGTATAATTCTTTCGAATGGCTTTTCATAAAGGCTCCATTAGTTAGTATCTCCTTCAATAGCATTACGAATTTGAGATTATTCAAAAGATGGCTAggtaattatatttatttcattttgataatAGGATTTAACGACACATCTCTTCAGAAAATATGTTGTGGTATTAGAGGCgaatacaattttaatttgcTTAAGAACTATAGAACTCTTGAGATACTATTTGTTCAAACTCATATGAATTCATTAATTGAGGCGAGGTGCAATTAATGCAATATACTTATCAAATTGTGATCGGAAGTCTCATCTAAGACATGTTACCCAACTTAATTgctattttatttaaaagaattttgagttAGTTAGAATACAATAGATATAAGACGGTGCAACGGTTAATTCATTAAATTTGTAATTCTTCTTTTTAGTACTGTTAATAGGCCTTGAGAACTATTAAAAGTAATTCAGCAGCCAAATTGGACACTTCTCCAACTATTTTTATACTATCTTTTTCTAAtgtaattaaggaaaaaatatgtacatatatttcTATTATGCAAGGGATACATAAATGttagattttaaaattaagaattaattaaatatattgcattaaataatttaaataaaattgaatttacataaaataaaaaactaaactaaaattatacttaaaaatgCTTGACTCACAATCTCTAGACTCTAACAGTAACTCACAATCTCTAAACTAAACATAAATTATCTATATGTtgataaaatgataatttatacatacatacacacacagagCCGGACCTTCCATGAGGCTCAAGAGGCAATTGTCTCAGGACCCatgaaaatttcataatttaggGGCTCATAAATTGAAAGTGGCTCATGCAAATTTAACAACTTAGGGGCTATGAAAATTTCACAACTTAGGGCCTCATACTTTTTTTGCCTGCTCACGCTCTTCTCACGAGTCGGGAcccttctccctccctctctttcgCTTGCTACCCAGTCTACCCTAGCCCTACCTCTCTGGCTCCATCGCACCTTGCCCATGCCCTCGCTCTCGTCTCGAGGCCCAAAAAACTCAGGTCCGACACtgcacacatacacatatatatatatatatatacataatttccTGACTGCTCTTGCAATGGCAACCTCCATTGCAGCGTCATATCAGATTCTCAGAGAGACAGAttctggttcttcttcttcttcaagttcAACCCATTGCTCCGCCGCTGCTCCGCCAAGAAGCTGCCGCCGGGTCCCGCCATATTAAAAAGGTGTAATAATCAATTTATTAGGCAACTTACATAAATTATTCCActttaataaattagtaacaaaCAAAGATCGTGCATCGCCACGCATAGACCAAATAACTGGCTGCCACACACGCTAAACGATGGAGGCCCAAGACCTCCATCAGCCTTCCAGTCCAATTTCGTACGTACCTGCCAATCACCGTCATCTTTGTACCTATTATATTCTCACGCCAACTGCAGATTTTGTTgacatttaatataatatttaataaaaatcccGTTAAAACTTCACTTTCTTTAGTCTCTGCATgtgaaaaaaatctttttttctcAATCTGTTTATACGTTAAGGTATATTTTTTTGCTCTTCGCTCAACGGTTGAGAACGAGCACGCACTTGAGGAGTGTGGACTATAGCCGCTATATAGTCGGTGAAAGGTTCCTGATTCAATTCTGACCATTAGATTTCATGATTAACCctttatgcaaaaattttgaagTTGAGTTACGGATCTTAAGAtaagaaatttcattttttgagatatatataatttttttaacccaTTAACATTCTGccaactatttttcttttttactcactttatcatcaaaatctttgCAGGTACCATCACCCCCACTCCGATCAGCAAGACCAGCTCCGGCATTACCAAACTCACCCACATTCGTCAATCCTTTGGCGAGGAAGCAACATTACGcaatttacataaattattccactttaataaattagtaacaagcACCATGCATCGCGCATAGACCAAATGACAGTCAGCCTCTTACATTTCAATTCAACTGAGTGCCACACACGCTAAAGGAATTGgactccaaaataaattaaataatgccACATGCCATATACAACTTACTTAATTCTAcattttaatacaatatttgTTGCTTTTAAAGTCTTGGAGACAGACCcaaaaaacaaattgaagaagaGTCCTGAATTGAAGAAGAtgttaattatgaaattatatattaaattaaaatttaataattttttaattataaattaaattttaataatttttttatattttaatacaaattcattaactatttttactatttaatcaataaaaaaaaacttgaaaaaattaCTCCTAAAGAAGAGTCCCGAATTGTAATCCAAGCCACCAATTGATGGTTGCTTGAGAGCAGTATTCCTTCATTTTAAATTCACCTGTCAATGCTTACTTTAAGAAGTATAAGCATTAAACTCTTGATTGGTCGGATGAGTAATATGTTAGTATTAATTTAATGagttatgaatttaatttttgtcctGCGCAAGAGTCAAATACCTAATCTGTGATTTACCTCCCTTAACATAATCGAgagtataaatattaaaaatcacacaaaacaattatctcaaaaaatatgagcattaatataaataaatatatgcaaaCAACCAGTGGAATTAGGTTAGAACTGGTCCAACTGGTGAGTTGTGATATGGcgaaattttaataatataaataaatattaaaaattatttaaaatttactttacttatttttttgagttacaaaatcactaattaaattttgttttcaactttagaaaataaatattttttaattgacaatatagataagaaaaaaatatctaaatatataaaagttgaataaacaaaaaatatgaagTCAACAATTAGGTCCTGCAAAATAAAAAggtactaatttatttttacttttctttaATGCTCAAATCACACGGATTACTCTCAAGAAATTTTCAcatcattttatcaaattgtcctCTCAAAGtaatgtcattttttgtcttttttttttattacttgattaGTTTACAcctcattatttattgtttaatattaaaaaataatttgtgaaTACAGAGAGTAGGAGATTTCTTCATCTAAATAAACtctcattatttattatttaatattaaaaaataatctataaatttaaataatcaagaaatttttttatttaaataatatattattatttattacttaatattaaaaaataatcaatagaCTTGTGGAGTTGGGGGGCTCAAATCGTCAATGGCGTGATGGATCTGTAATCGTAACAGGACTCTTAACAGTTTAATTCTCCATTTGAATTGATCTGTTGCAAATTTTCAAACTTCAACGTAAAAGGAACTCTTTAACAGTTTAAAATATGCTAAAAGGAAGGATGATTAGTTTATTATTAGCGGTTTAATTGGATTGGTTGTCCAATTTTCAAACTTCGAGAAATTAAATTTGGGCTTGATTGACTTGTTTCATATATTATCGCTGACTTCTCAGTCTATTTCGCTTTACcttttattatttcatataaataaatcaaattaaatttacataaaataaagaactaaactaaaattattattatacttttaaaagAGAGAGCTTGACTCACAGTCTCCTGCCTATGGGTAACTTCACAGGAGGAGAAGTATATATAGATTATAGACTGCTCTTGCAATGGCAAACTCCTCAACATTGTAGCGTCATCTCAGATTctcagagagaaagagagagagagatggaactGCACATTCTGTTCATCTGCATCTCAATTctctggttcttcttcttcaacccatTGCTCCGCCGCTCCTCCAAGAAGCTGCCGCCGGGTCCCGCCGGTGTTCCCCTGATAGGCTCCCTCCACCGCCTGGGCCCTCGCCCAAACCAATCCCTCGCCGAGCTATCCAAAATCTACGGCCCCATCATGACCCTCAAACTTGGCTCCGTCACCACGATCGTCGCGTCCTCCGCCGACGCCGCCAAAGCCATCCTCCAAACCCACGACCACAGCTTCTCCAGCCGCCCAGTCCCAGCCTCCGTCGCCACCCAGCCCAACCCCGACGCCACCATAGCCTGGGTCCCCCCCGACAACTCCTGGCGCAGCCGCCGCCGCATCTGCGCCACCCAGATGTTCAGCGCCCAGAAGCTCAGCCAGCTCCAGCACCTCCGCCAACGAAAGGCCCAGGAACTCGTCTCCCACATAAAGCGCCACGCCGTTTCGGCGGATCCAGTGGATATCGGCCGGGCGGCTTTTGGGATGACTCTAAATTTGATCTCCAACACCATTTTCTCGATCGACATGGTCGACCGAGACTTTGACTCGGCGAATGAGTTCAAGGACCTGGTATGGACGATCACGCGGAACGCCGGGAAGCTCAACCTCTCCGACTATTTTCCATTGCTCTGGCGGCTTGACTTGCAGGGACTGAAGCGGCGAGTAAGGCCTGCGTATAGGAGGCTTCATGAGATATTTGACGAAGTCATTGAGAAGCGTTTGAGAGATAGAGGTTCTGA contains the following coding sequences:
- the LOC127813719 gene encoding geraniol 8-hydroxylase-like, with protein sequence MELHILFICISILWFFFFNPLLRRSSKKLPPGPAGVPLIGSLHRLGPRPNQSLAELSKIYGPIMTLKLGSVTTIVASSADAAKAILQTHDHSFSSRPVPASVATQPNPDATIAWVPPDNSWRSRRRICATQMFSAQKLSQLQHLRQRKAQELVSHIKRHAVSADPVDIGRAAFGMTLNLISNTIFSIDMVDRDFDSANEFKDLVWTITRNAGKLNLSDYFPLLWRLDLQGLKRRVRPAYRRLHEIFDEVIEKRLRDRGSDSVNDRKGDFLDALLDQCEEDGSDFNPITIKPVIMDLFIAASDTSSITTEWAMAELLRKPDVLERARNEIIGTIGADRQMQESDVDCLPYLQAVVKETIRLHPPAPLLLPHKARNDVELQGFVVPKNTQVLVNVWAIGRDPKHWEDPSSFSPERFLNSSLDYKGRDFEYIPFGSGRRMCPGMPLAIRMIHLMLASILQSFNWRLPPGTTPEKMDMEEQFGFTLRKAVPLLAIPVIETKL